A DNA window from Corvus moneduloides isolate bCorMon1 chromosome 22, bCorMon1.pri, whole genome shotgun sequence contains the following coding sequences:
- the DFFA gene encoding DNA fragmentation factor subunit alpha isoform X1, with amino-acid sequence MMAARLKRCVVRRRDGPEQHGVAASCLRELRDKACGVLAIDKAREPITLVLAEDGTIVDDEDYFLCLPSNTKFVALAKDEKWSSKILDSGTSWLSESVDEVDSAVEKWKQLARQLKDDLSNIILMSEEDLQVLIDVPRSDLAEELTQSETKIQVLQDTLQQVLDRREEERQSRQLLELYLEALKTEDSILSKVAEPEAAPRKEMDVVDTGTSSTDTSARTALSDQVLAALREKPAPELCLDSQDLELVLKEDTAALASALGWDKQKAGALQEACDQELSRRLKQVQTLHSLRSTSKGKKTLPWGDWPSSKRKK; translated from the exons ATGATGGCGGCGCGGCTGAAGCGTTGCGTGGTGCGGCGGCGCGACGGGCCGGAGCAGCACGGCGTGGCCGCGTCCTGCCTGCGGGAGCTGCGCGACAAAG cttGTGGTGTTCTGGCTATTGACAAGGCCCGGGAACCCATCACCTTGGTACTGGCAGAAGATGGGACCATTGTGGATGATGAAGATTACTTCTTGTGTTTGCCATCTAACACCAAGTTTGTGGCACTGGCCAAGGATGAGAAATGGTCCAGCAAAATCTTAG ACAGTGGAACATCCTGGCTCTCGGAGTCTGTAGATGAAGTGGACAGTGCTGTGGAGAAGTGGAAGCAACTGGCCAGGCAGCTGAAGGATGACCTGTCCAATATCATCCTGATGTCTGAAGAAGACCTCCAG GTACTTATTGATGTGCCACGCTCAGACCTGGCAGAAGAACTTACCCAAAGTGAAACCAAAATCCAAGTGCTGCAGGACAccctgcagcaggtgctggacAGACGAGAAGAAGAGCGTCAGTCAAGGCAGCTCCTGGAACTCTACTTAGAGGCCTTGAAAACTGAAGACAGTATCTTAAGCAAAGTTGCAG AACCTGAGGCTGCACCAAGGAAGGAGATGGATGTGGTTGACACAGGTACCAGCAGCACAGATACTTCAGCCAGAACAGCACTCAGCGACCAGGTCCTTGCTGCTCTGAGAGAGAAACCtgctccagagctctgcttgGACAGTCAGGATCTAGAG CTGGTGTTGAAGGAAgacacagcagccctggcctcGGCTCTGGGATGGGACAAGCAGaaagctggagctctgcaggaagcCTGTGATCAGGAGCTCTCCAGGCGCCTTAAACAAGTGCAGACTCTGCATTCCCTACGGAGCACGTCGAAGGGCAAGAAAACGCTTCCCTGGGGGGACTGGCCCAGTTCAAAACGCAAAAAATAA
- the CENPS gene encoding LOW QUALITY PROTEIN: centromere protein S (The sequence of the model RefSeq protein was modified relative to this genomic sequence to represent the inferred CDS: inserted 2 bases in 1 codon), translating to MAAAREAPRAGNREGRDGXAGAALGGEEQQLLTQRLKAAVHYTVGCLCQEVEEDKDVQFSKQSIAAIAEITFGQCEIFAKDLEMFARHAKRTTVNTEDVKLLARRSNSLLKYITQKSEELASSNMEQKEKKKKKSSAAKGGRTPGEQEAAVTENEDSSMA from the exons ATGGCGGCGGCGCGGGAAGCGCCAAGGGCGGGAAATCGTGAGGGCCGCGatgg ggcgggggcggcgctcGGCGgcgaggagcagcagctgctcacacaG AGGCTGAAGGCGGCGGTTCACTACACGGTGGGGTGCCTGTGccaggaggtggaggaggacaAGGACGTGCAGTTCAGCAAACAGAGCATAGCGGCCATCGCAGAGATCACCTTCGGGCAGTGCG AAATCTTTGCAAAAGACCTGGAAATGTTTGCAAG GCATGCAAAACGAACCACAGTCAACACAGAAGATGTGAAGCTTTTGGCTAGAAGAAGCAATTCTCTG CTAAAATATATCACTCAGAAGAGTGAAGAGCTTGCATCAAGTAACATggagcagaaggagaagaagaaaaagaagtccaGTGCAGCTAAGGGAGGGAGAACTCCTGGGGAACAAGAAGCAGCTGTGACTGAAAATGAAGATTCCAGCATGGCATGA
- the PGD gene encoding 6-phosphogluconate dehydrogenase, decarboxylating, whose product MAEADIALIGLAVMGQNLILNMNDHGFVVCAFNRTVSKVDDFLANEAKGTKVIGAHSLEEMVSKLKKPRRIILLVKAGSAVDDFINKLVPLLETGDIIIDGGNSEYRDTTRRCKDLQAKGILFVGSGVSGGEEGARYGPSLMPGGAKEAWPHIKTIFQSIAAKVGSGEPCCDWVGEEGAGHFVKMVHNGIEYGDMQLICEAYHLMKDVVGMEHDEMAKVFEEWNKTELDSFLIEITANILKFKDSDGKYLLPKIRDSAGQKGTGKWTAISALEYGVPVTLIGEAVFARCLSSLKDERVQASKLLDGPKATQFSGNKKAFLEDIRKALYASKIISYAQGFMLLRQAAKEFGWTLNYGGIALMWRGGCIIRSVFLGKIKDAFDRNPELQNLLLDDFFKRAVANCQESWRHVICTGVQTGIPMPCFTTALSFYDGYRHEMLPANLIQAQRDYFGAHTYELLSKPGVFIHTNWTGHGGNVSSSAYNV is encoded by the exons ATGGCCGA AGCTGACATTGCTTTGATTGGACTGGCCGTGATGGGTCAGAACCTGATTTTGAACATGAATGACCATGGCTTTGTG GTTTGTGCTTTTAACAGGACGGTTTCCAAAGTGGATGATTTCCTGGCTAATGAGGCCAAGGGAACCAAAGTGATCGGTGCTCACAGCCTGGAGGAGATGGTCTCCAAGCTGAAGAAGCCCCGTCGCATTATCTTGCTGGTGAAGGCTGGAAGTGCAGTGGATGACTTCATCAATAAATTG GTGCCATTGTTGGAGACTGGAGACATCATAATTGATGGTGGGAATTCTGAGTATAGAGATACCACG AGGCGTTGTAAGGATCTACAGGCAAAGGGCATCTTATTTGTGGGAAGTGGTGTTAGTGGTGGAGAGGAGGGTGCCAGATATGGACCTTCACTCATGCCAGGAGGAGCCAAGGAAGCCTG GCCCCACATCAAGACCATATTTCAGAGCATTGCTGCTAAAGTGGGATCTGGGGAACCCTGTTGTGACTGG gtgggagaggaaggagctggaCATTTTGTGAAGATGGTACACAATGGGATTGAGTATGGAGACATGCAGCTGATCTGTGAGGCCTATCACCTGATGAAAGATGTGGTGGGCATGGAGCATGATGAGATGGCAAAG gtATTTGAGGAGTGGAATAAGACAGAGTTGGACTCTTTCCTGATTGAAATCACAGCCAATATTCTCAAATTCAAAGACAGCGATGGCAAATACCTCCTCCCAAAGATCAGGGACAGTGCAGGACAAAAAGGCACAGGGAAGTGGACAGCCATTTCTGCCCTGGAATACGGAGTTCCGGTCACACTCATAG GGGAAGCTGTGTTTGCACGGTGCCTGTCTTCCCTCAAGGATGAGAGAGTGCAGGCCAGTAAGCTGCTGGATGGGCCCAAAGCGACTCAATTCAGTGGGAACAAGAAGGCCTTCCTGGAGGATATCCGCAAG gcccTGTATGCTTCCAAGATTATCTCATATGCTCAAGGCTTCATGCTGCTGAGACAAGCAGCCAAAGAATTTGGCTGGACACTGAACTACGGTGGTATTGCACTAATGTGGAGAGGGGGCTGCATCATCAGAAG TGTGTTCCTGGGAAAAATCAAAGATGCTTTTGATCGAAACCCTGAGCTCCAGAATTTGCTGTTGGATGATTTCTTTAAGAGAGCTGTAGCAAACTGTCAG gaGTCCTGGCGCCATGTGATCTGTACTGGAGTGCAGACTGGAATCCCTATGCCCTGCTTCACTACAGCACTTTCTTTTTATGATGGATACAGGCATGAGATGTTGCCAGCTAACCTGATTCAG GCTCAGCGTGATTACTTTGGTGCACATACATATGAATTATTATCAAAGCCAGGGGTATTTATCCATACCAACTGGACAGGCCATGGAGGAAACGTGTCCTCTTCTGCTTACAATGTCTAA
- the DFFA gene encoding DNA fragmentation factor subunit alpha isoform X2 yields MMAARLKRCVVRRRDGPEQHGVAASCLRELRDKACGVLAIDKAREPITLVLAEDGTIVDDEDYFLCLPSNTKFVALAKDEKWSSKILDSGTSWLSESVDEVDSAVEKWKQLARQLKDDLSNIILMSEEDLQVLIDVPRSDLAEELTQSETKIQVLQDTLQQVLDRREEERQSRQLLELYLEALKTEDSILSKVAEPEAAPRKEMDVVDTGTSSTDTSARTALSDQVLAALREKPAPELCLDSQDLESFKH; encoded by the exons ATGATGGCGGCGCGGCTGAAGCGTTGCGTGGTGCGGCGGCGCGACGGGCCGGAGCAGCACGGCGTGGCCGCGTCCTGCCTGCGGGAGCTGCGCGACAAAG cttGTGGTGTTCTGGCTATTGACAAGGCCCGGGAACCCATCACCTTGGTACTGGCAGAAGATGGGACCATTGTGGATGATGAAGATTACTTCTTGTGTTTGCCATCTAACACCAAGTTTGTGGCACTGGCCAAGGATGAGAAATGGTCCAGCAAAATCTTAG ACAGTGGAACATCCTGGCTCTCGGAGTCTGTAGATGAAGTGGACAGTGCTGTGGAGAAGTGGAAGCAACTGGCCAGGCAGCTGAAGGATGACCTGTCCAATATCATCCTGATGTCTGAAGAAGACCTCCAG GTACTTATTGATGTGCCACGCTCAGACCTGGCAGAAGAACTTACCCAAAGTGAAACCAAAATCCAAGTGCTGCAGGACAccctgcagcaggtgctggacAGACGAGAAGAAGAGCGTCAGTCAAGGCAGCTCCTGGAACTCTACTTAGAGGCCTTGAAAACTGAAGACAGTATCTTAAGCAAAGTTGCAG AACCTGAGGCTGCACCAAGGAAGGAGATGGATGTGGTTGACACAGGTACCAGCAGCACAGATACTTCAGCCAGAACAGCACTCAGCGACCAGGTCCTTGCTGCTCTGAGAGAGAAACCtgctccagagctctgcttgGACAGTCAGGATCTAGAG AGCTTCAAGCACTGA